The Allocatelliglobosispora scoriae genome contains a region encoding:
- the trpS gene encoding tryptophan--tRNA ligase translates to MSEIRRLTGFKPTGHLQLGNYLGAIRPIASARPGTESIAMIADLHALTVEHDPATLRSLTMEVASTLLACGVTAPIYLQSALSAHTELHYLLEATTGFGEAQRMIQFKEKSSGQQQVRLSLLTYPVLMAADILLHDTHEVPVGDDQSQHLELTRTIARRFNDRYGPTFTMPVGVTPTLAARLMDLQEPERKMGKSSSSPNGTLYLLDPPEVTRHKIRRAVTTPPGVANLREILAAVTGGPAPEFDGYANLKAAVAEAVIELLAPIRKAHDELAAEAVTDALSSGLSHASARAHATVSRAKNAIGLCL, encoded by the coding sequence ATGTCAGAAATCCGACGCCTTACCGGCTTCAAGCCGACGGGCCACCTCCAACTCGGCAACTACCTCGGCGCGATCAGGCCGATCGCCTCCGCACGGCCCGGCACCGAATCGATCGCCATGATCGCCGACCTGCACGCGCTCACCGTCGAGCACGATCCTGCGACGCTGCGGTCGCTGACGATGGAGGTCGCCTCGACTCTGCTCGCCTGCGGTGTCACCGCGCCGATCTACCTGCAGTCGGCGCTGAGCGCCCACACCGAGCTGCACTACCTCCTGGAGGCGACCACCGGCTTCGGCGAGGCGCAACGCATGATCCAGTTCAAGGAGAAGTCATCCGGGCAGCAGCAGGTGCGGTTGAGCCTGCTGACCTACCCGGTGCTGATGGCCGCCGACATCCTGCTGCACGACACGCATGAGGTACCCGTCGGCGACGACCAGTCGCAGCACCTGGAGCTCACCCGGACCATCGCCCGCCGCTTCAACGACCGCTACGGGCCGACCTTCACCATGCCGGTGGGCGTCACGCCGACGCTCGCCGCCCGGCTGATGGATCTGCAGGAGCCCGAACGCAAGATGGGCAAGAGCTCGTCGTCGCCGAACGGCACGCTCTACCTGCTCGATCCGCCGGAGGTCACCCGGCACAAGATCCGGCGCGCGGTCACCACGCCACCGGGGGTGGCGAACCTGCGGGAGATCCTGGCCGCGGTCACCGGCGGGCCGGCACCAGAGTTCGACGGGTACGCCAACCTCAAGGCCGCGGTCGCCGAGGCGGTGATCGAGCTGCTCGCACCGATCCGCAAGGCCCACGACGAGCTGGCGGCCGAAGCGGTCACCGACGCCCTCAGCAGCGGGCTGTCGCACGCCTCCGCGCGGGCACACGCCACTGTGTCCCGGGCGAAGAACGCCATAGGCCTGTGCCTATGA
- the rpmA gene encoding 50S ribosomal protein L27, with translation MAHKKGASSSRNGRDSAAQRLGVKRFGGQVVSAGEILIRQRGTKFHPGDLVGRGGDDTLFALAAGAVQFGTKRGRKTVSIVQA, from the coding sequence ATGGCACATAAAAAGGGTGCGTCCAGCTCGCGCAACGGTCGTGACTCTGCGGCTCAGCGGCTCGGCGTGAAGCGCTTCGGCGGTCAGGTCGTCAGCGCAGGCGAGATCCTCATCCGCCAGCGCGGCACCAAGTTCCACCCGGGTGACCTCGTCGGTCGTGGTGGCGACGACACGCTCTTCGCGCTCGCTGCGGGTGCGGTTCAGTTCGGCACCAAGCGCGGTCGCAAGACCGTCTCGATCGTGCAGGCCTGA
- the pepN gene encoding aminopeptidase N: MPSLTHAEAITRAELIHDLDYELDFDLTGSRTFRATTVLRFRAATPGAETFVELLPTRVISATLNGELLEGFDDGRLVLRDLAETNEVVVVAEYDYSNTGEGLHRFVDPADGNVYVYAQPSIAEAPRFMACFDQPDLKAPVTLRVTCDPKWIVRANGEGTATAPGRWEFEQTKPLATYLITLIAGPYHEVRTEHDGIPMGLFARAAFAAHLENDAEEIFEITRACLDRYHELFGVRMPFGKYDQAFVPEFSWGAMEFPGLVVFRDELIFHAAVTDTERLDRAAIIAHEMAHMWFGDLVTMRWWDDLWLNESFATYMGYRMVAEVTAWPQSWTRFGVNRKTFGYAADQRPSTHPIAPKLVTDVDAAFANFDSISYAKGCSSLRQLVAWLGDEAFFTGLKAHFEKHAWGNATLDDLLESLSASSGRDLSEWARVWLRTPQVNTLTPVVTWDDAGRFASVAVRQTASAEFPTLRPHRIGIGWFDETGVWQRTEVDIDPAADGGLTPVPQLTGVFGRGLLLNDGDLTFAKIRLDERSRADLPSLLVDQPDSLARALMWNSAFDAVRDGEWPGDEMIRAAAVALPHETEVAVFESVFQLLRSHVATQFVAADRQDAAVRQLGEACRAAMTVAEPGSSRQLAAARSFISCLDSISEARAWLAGVGLPDGLVVDSELRWSLLLRLGVLGDVSDAELDAALAADQSARGVESATKIRAARPDAAAKAAAFEIIVSDRTLSNRQLAATAAGFWRPEHAELTDPYVGRFFAEIGATAQWRAGQLLNLIGEAAYPTYAVAPSTVEAADRMIAAGGLHPMLERVIVDETDDMRRAVVAQARWA; this comes from the coding sequence ATGCCGAGCCTGACCCATGCCGAGGCGATCACCCGCGCCGAGCTCATCCACGATCTGGACTACGAGCTCGATTTCGACCTGACCGGTAGCCGCACGTTCCGTGCGACGACGGTGCTTCGATTCCGCGCGGCGACCCCGGGTGCCGAGACCTTCGTCGAACTCCTGCCGACCCGCGTGATCAGCGCCACCCTCAACGGTGAGCTGCTGGAGGGCTTCGACGACGGCCGGCTCGTGCTGCGAGATCTCGCCGAGACCAACGAGGTCGTCGTCGTCGCGGAGTACGACTACTCCAACACCGGCGAGGGTCTGCACCGGTTCGTCGATCCGGCCGACGGCAACGTCTACGTCTACGCGCAGCCCTCGATCGCCGAGGCGCCCCGCTTCATGGCCTGCTTCGACCAGCCCGATCTGAAGGCGCCGGTCACACTGCGGGTCACCTGCGATCCGAAGTGGATCGTGCGGGCCAACGGCGAGGGGACCGCCACGGCACCCGGCCGCTGGGAGTTCGAGCAGACCAAGCCGCTCGCGACCTACCTGATCACCCTGATCGCCGGGCCCTATCACGAGGTCCGCACGGAGCACGACGGCATCCCGATGGGCCTTTTCGCCCGCGCCGCGTTCGCCGCGCACCTGGAGAACGACGCCGAGGAGATCTTCGAGATCACCCGCGCCTGCCTCGACCGCTATCACGAGCTCTTCGGCGTCCGGATGCCGTTCGGCAAGTACGACCAGGCCTTCGTCCCGGAGTTCTCGTGGGGTGCGATGGAGTTCCCCGGCCTCGTCGTCTTCCGCGACGAGCTGATCTTCCACGCCGCCGTCACCGACACCGAGCGCCTCGACCGGGCCGCGATCATCGCCCACGAGATGGCGCACATGTGGTTCGGCGACCTGGTGACGATGCGCTGGTGGGACGACCTCTGGCTGAACGAGTCCTTCGCCACCTACATGGGCTACCGGATGGTCGCCGAGGTCACCGCGTGGCCGCAGTCCTGGACCCGCTTCGGCGTCAACCGCAAGACCTTCGGCTACGCCGCCGACCAGCGCCCGTCCACCCACCCGATCGCGCCGAAACTCGTCACCGATGTCGACGCCGCCTTCGCCAACTTCGACAGCATCTCTTACGCCAAGGGCTGCTCGTCGCTGCGGCAGCTCGTCGCCTGGCTGGGCGATGAGGCATTCTTCACCGGCCTGAAGGCCCACTTCGAGAAGCACGCCTGGGGCAACGCGACCCTCGACGACCTGCTCGAATCGCTCTCCGCGTCGAGCGGCCGCGACCTGTCCGAGTGGGCCCGGGTCTGGCTGCGCACCCCGCAGGTCAACACCCTCACCCCTGTCGTGACCTGGGATGACGCGGGCCGCTTCGCCTCGGTCGCCGTCCGGCAGACCGCCTCGGCCGAGTTCCCGACGCTGCGCCCGCACCGCATCGGCATCGGCTGGTTCGACGAGACGGGCGTCTGGCAGCGGACCGAGGTGGACATCGACCCGGCCGCCGACGGCGGTCTCACCCCGGTCCCGCAGCTCACCGGCGTCTTCGGCCGCGGGCTCCTGCTCAACGACGGTGACCTCACGTTCGCCAAGATCCGCCTGGACGAGCGCAGCCGTGCCGACCTGCCCAGCCTCCTCGTGGACCAGCCCGACTCGCTCGCCCGCGCGCTGATGTGGAACAGCGCCTTCGACGCCGTCCGCGACGGCGAGTGGCCGGGCGACGAGATGATCCGGGCGGCGGCGGTCGCGCTGCCGCACGAGACCGAGGTCGCCGTCTTCGAGTCCGTCTTCCAGCTCCTGCGCAGCCACGTGGCGACGCAGTTCGTCGCCGCCGACCGGCAGGATGCCGCCGTGCGCCAGCTCGGTGAGGCCTGCCGGGCCGCCATGACCGTCGCCGAGCCGGGCAGCTCCCGCCAGCTCGCCGCAGCCCGGAGCTTCATCTCGTGCCTCGACTCGATCAGCGAGGCACGGGCCTGGCTCGCCGGTGTCGGGCTGCCCGACGGGCTCGTCGTCGACTCCGAGCTGCGCTGGTCGCTGCTGCTGCGCCTCGGCGTACTCGGCGATGTCTCCGACGCCGAACTCGACGCGGCGCTCGCGGCCGACCAGAGCGCGCGGGGAGTCGAGTCCGCGACGAAGATCCGGGCGGCCCGCCCCGACGCGGCGGCGAAGGCCGCGGCGTTCGAGATCATCGTCTCGGACCGCACGCTCTCCAACCGCCAGCTCGCCGCGACCGCGGCCGGCTTCTGGCGCCCGGAGCACGCGGAGCTCACCGACCCCTACGTCGGCCGCTTCTTCGCCGAGATCGGCGCCACCGCGCAGTGGCGTGCGGGCCAGCTGCTCAACCTGATCGGCGAGGCCGCCTACCCGACCTATGCCGTGGCGCCATCCACTGTGGAGGCGGCCGATCGGATGATCGCCGCCGGCGGGCTGCACCCGATGCTGGAGCGGGTCATCGTCGACGAGACCGATGACATGCGCCGGGCCGTTGTGGCGCAGGCCAGATGGGCATAG
- a CDS encoding histidine phosphatase family protein produces the protein MTSGAVDLAGTRLIIWRHGNTDWNAGNRFQGQLDIPLNELGRAQAQSAAAVLAELHPDAIVTSDLQRAAHTAAALAERTGLTAHRDARLRERHFGAWEGLTREEIQERSPAGFEAWRLGQPLVADGIERAEDLLKRAHEGLVAAAERAPGGTVVVATHGGTARWAIAAMLGWPEEVIAGIGVLGNCHWSELRFYPRTGWRLTAHNRFA, from the coding sequence GTGACCTCGGGCGCCGTCGACCTCGCCGGGACCCGCCTGATCATCTGGCGGCACGGCAACACGGATTGGAACGCGGGCAACCGCTTTCAGGGCCAGCTCGACATCCCGCTCAACGAGCTGGGTCGGGCCCAGGCACAGTCGGCTGCCGCCGTCCTCGCCGAGCTCCATCCGGACGCCATCGTCACCAGTGACCTGCAGCGGGCCGCCCATACGGCGGCGGCGCTCGCCGAGCGCACCGGGCTGACCGCACACCGGGACGCCCGCCTGCGCGAGCGCCACTTCGGCGCGTGGGAGGGGCTGACCCGCGAGGAGATCCAGGAGCGGTCACCGGCCGGCTTCGAAGCCTGGCGCCTCGGCCAGCCGCTCGTCGCCGACGGCATCGAGCGCGCCGAGGACCTGCTGAAGCGGGCGCACGAGGGCCTGGTCGCCGCTGCCGAGCGGGCACCCGGCGGCACCGTCGTGGTCGCCACCCACGGTGGCACGGCCCGGTGGGCGATCGCCGCGATGCTCGGCTGGCCCGAGGAGGTCATCGCGGGCATCGGTGTCCTGGGCAACTGCCACTGGTCCGAGCTGCGGTTCTATCCGCGGACGGGCTGGCGGCTCACCGCGCACAACCGTTTCGCCTGA
- the obgE gene encoding GTPase ObgE — protein sequence MATFVDRVVLHLQAGDGGHGCVSILREKFKPFGGPDGGNGGHGGNILVVVDPAAHTLLDFHFRPHIKATNGTGGAGGNRDGANGGDMVLKVPNGTVVQTMDGQVLADLVGVGTTLEVARGGRGGRGNAALASSRRKAPGFAEFGEPGERMDVVLELKSVADVGLVGFPSAGKSSLISVISAAKPKIADYPFTTLVPNLGVVQAGGDTFTVADVPGLIPGAATGKGLGLQFLRHIERTAVLVHVVDTATLEPDRDPVADIEALEAELAEYGGLGDRPRIIVLNKIDVPDGRDLADIVEPDLEKFGWPVFRVSAATREGLRELIFGMAKLVNEHRLATPILEPKRIVIRPKAVDDAGFTIEQDEEEVFVVRGVQAERWVQQTNFDNDEAVGYLADRLARLGVEAALEKAGAVPGAPVRIGIREFDWQPTIYAGKEYVPGNRGTDIRLDSLTQSSRAATADRLAARKERRVHREYEAEMAAKADVVDESDE from the coding sequence GTGGCTACGTTTGTCGACCGGGTGGTCCTGCACCTGCAGGCGGGGGACGGCGGGCACGGCTGTGTCTCGATCCTCCGGGAGAAGTTCAAGCCCTTCGGCGGTCCGGACGGGGGCAACGGCGGCCACGGCGGCAACATCCTCGTCGTCGTCGACCCGGCCGCGCACACCCTGCTGGACTTCCACTTCCGCCCGCACATCAAGGCGACCAACGGCACCGGTGGCGCCGGTGGCAACCGGGACGGCGCCAACGGCGGCGACATGGTGCTGAAGGTGCCCAACGGCACCGTCGTGCAGACGATGGACGGTCAGGTCCTCGCCGACCTCGTCGGTGTCGGCACGACCCTGGAGGTCGCCCGTGGCGGTCGTGGGGGCCGCGGCAACGCCGCGCTCGCGAGCAGCCGCCGCAAGGCGCCGGGCTTCGCGGAGTTCGGTGAGCCGGGCGAGCGGATGGACGTCGTGCTGGAGCTCAAGAGCGTCGCCGACGTCGGCCTCGTGGGCTTCCCGAGCGCCGGCAAGTCCTCGCTCATCTCGGTGATCTCCGCGGCGAAGCCGAAGATCGCGGACTACCCGTTCACCACCCTCGTGCCCAACCTGGGTGTCGTGCAGGCGGGCGGCGACACCTTCACCGTCGCCGACGTGCCCGGCCTCATCCCGGGTGCGGCGACGGGCAAGGGCCTGGGCCTGCAGTTCCTGCGGCACATCGAGCGCACCGCGGTGCTGGTGCACGTCGTCGACACCGCGACGCTGGAGCCCGATCGCGACCCGGTCGCCGACATCGAGGCGCTGGAGGCCGAACTCGCCGAATACGGCGGCCTCGGCGACCGCCCCCGCATCATCGTGCTCAACAAGATCGACGTGCCGGACGGCCGCGACCTCGCCGACATCGTCGAGCCCGACCTGGAGAAGTTCGGCTGGCCGGTCTTCCGGGTGAGCGCGGCGACCCGCGAGGGCCTGCGCGAGCTGATCTTCGGGATGGCGAAGCTCGTCAACGAGCACCGCCTCGCCACCCCGATCCTCGAGCCCAAGCGCATCGTCATCCGGCCCAAGGCCGTCGACGACGCGGGCTTCACGATCGAGCAGGACGAGGAGGAGGTCTTCGTCGTGCGCGGCGTTCAGGCCGAGCGCTGGGTCCAGCAGACCAACTTCGACAACGACGAGGCCGTCGGCTACCTCGCCGACCGGCTCGCCCGTCTCGGCGTCGAGGCCGCGCTGGAGAAGGCGGGCGCGGTCCCCGGCGCGCCGGTGCGCATCGGCATCCGCGAGTTCGACTGGCAGCCGACGATCTATGCAGGCAAGGAGTACGTGCCGGGCAACCGCGGCACCGACATCCGGCTCGACAGTCTGACCCAGTCCAGCCGCGCCGCGACGGCCGACCGGCTCGCCGCCCGGAAGGAGCGTCGGGTTCACCGCGAGTACGAAGCCGAGATGGCCGCGAAGGCAGATGTCGTGGACGAGTCGGACGAGTGA
- the rsfS gene encoding ribosome silencing factor, whose product MPATERAVELALAAAQAAADKKAEDIVLLDVADQLVITDAFVLASAPNERQVLSIVDAIEDALLQLPEKAKPVRREGERSGRWVLLDYIDIVVHVQHTEEREFYALDRLWKDCPQIEFVDRDLADAA is encoded by the coding sequence GTGCCAGCAACCGAGCGCGCCGTTGAGCTGGCGTTGGCCGCAGCTCAGGCCGCAGCCGACAAGAAGGCCGAAGACATCGTCCTGCTAGACGTGGCCGACCAGTTGGTGATCACCGATGCGTTCGTGCTCGCGTCGGCGCCCAACGAACGCCAGGTCCTGTCGATCGTCGACGCCATCGAGGACGCCCTCCTGCAGTTGCCGGAGAAGGCCAAGCCGGTGCGGCGCGAGGGCGAGCGGTCCGGCCGATGGGTGCTGCTGGACTACATCGACATCGTGGTCCACGTGCAGCACACCGAGGAGCGCGAGTTCTACGCGCTCGACCGGCTGTGGAAGGACTGCCCCCAGATCGAATTCGTCGACCGCGACCTCGCGGACGCGGCGTGA
- the rplU gene encoding 50S ribosomal protein L21 has translation MYAIVKTGGKQYKVAEGDVIEVEKLVGKPGDAVALAAVLLVNGDDLVTDAAKLAKVAVSGEVVAHTKGPKIRIHKFKNKTGYHKRQGHRQPLTQVKVTGISTGK, from the coding sequence ATGTACGCGATCGTCAAGACCGGCGGCAAGCAGTACAAGGTCGCCGAGGGCGACGTTATCGAGGTCGAGAAGCTCGTCGGTAAGCCCGGCGACGCGGTGGCGCTGGCAGCGGTGCTCCTCGTCAACGGCGACGACCTGGTGACCGACGCGGCGAAGCTTGCCAAGGTAGCGGTGTCGGGTGAGGTTGTCGCCCACACCAAGGGCCCGAAGATCCGGATCCACAAGTTCAAGAACAAGACCGGCTACCACAAGCGCCAGGGTCACCGTCAGCCGCTGACCCAGGTCAAGGTCACCGGCATCTCCACCGGGAAGTAG
- a CDS encoding GNAT family N-acetyltransferase produces MLIQNREITHPDVTTLVWAAEEELLSRYPDEQLSPLDPAARFVVAYVLGEPVGCGAYVAVDPAAAATPTAEIKRMWVRPANRRTGVARRILTALERRIDAAGFTTVILETGVLQPEAISLYDSFGYLPMEPYGEYVDNPDSRCFTKKLPS; encoded by the coding sequence GTGTTGATCCAGAACCGGGAAATAACCCACCCCGATGTCACAACATTGGTGTGGGCCGCCGAAGAGGAGTTGCTCAGCCGCTACCCGGACGAGCAACTGTCACCCTTGGACCCCGCCGCCAGGTTCGTCGTCGCCTATGTCCTCGGCGAGCCGGTGGGCTGCGGCGCATACGTCGCCGTCGACCCTGCGGCCGCAGCCACCCCCACGGCAGAGATCAAACGCATGTGGGTACGCCCTGCGAACCGCAGGACCGGGGTCGCCCGCCGCATCCTGACCGCCCTGGAGCGGCGCATCGACGCGGCGGGCTTCACGACCGTCATCCTGGAGACCGGCGTGCTCCAGCCCGAGGCGATCAGCCTCTACGACTCCTTCGGCTACCTGCCGATGGAGCCCTACGGGGAGTACGTCGACAATCCCGACAGCCGGTGCTTCACCAAGAAACTCCCTTCATAG
- a CDS encoding glycoside hydrolase family 3 protein gives MTIDPGLRRLALRTLLGAFGGRTADGVAIGAGVANRAAHTAPEWAVNLVTDGLAGYCLFGYNIDSPDQVARLTSQLRAARPDLLIATDEEGGDVTRLSHATGSPYPGNAALGAIGDLGLTRRVYQAIGHDLVRVGINVNLAPTVDVNVAIDNPIIGTRSFGDDPVKVAGHAAAAVVGLQSAGVAACAKHFPGHGATIDDSHHGLPTVDITEELLRSRELPPFAAVVAADAKSIMTAHIRVPALTGDDPATFSRRMLLDVLRDEFGFTGVIMTDALEMAGAAAAAGGIAPAAVRALQAGSDLLCIGSDVDGALIELIAAEIVSAITDGRLDLARVEDAAARNADLAAWTNGTVGKAVEEDLGYAAAARAIRIEGSVKGFDSPLVVQLSAGHSVAEGPVPWGLKPHTNGTAYVHIASDETSAGALVAEAAGRPIVIVGRHTHRSTASRELVEELAATHPTAVVEMGWPASWRPEGAKAFVTTYGASHANGHAAASALGLTH, from the coding sequence ATGACGATCGACCCGGGCCTCCGCAGGCTGGCCCTCAGGACGCTGCTGGGCGCTTTCGGCGGCCGCACCGCGGACGGGGTCGCCATCGGCGCAGGCGTGGCCAACAGAGCCGCCCACACGGCGCCGGAATGGGCCGTCAATCTCGTCACCGACGGGCTCGCCGGTTACTGCCTCTTCGGTTACAACATCGACTCCCCCGATCAGGTGGCTCGATTGACCTCGCAGCTGCGGGCGGCGCGCCCCGACCTGCTGATCGCCACCGACGAGGAGGGCGGCGACGTCACCCGGCTCAGCCACGCGACGGGCAGCCCCTACCCGGGCAACGCCGCACTCGGCGCGATCGGCGACCTCGGCCTCACCCGCCGGGTCTACCAGGCGATCGGCCACGATCTGGTCCGCGTCGGCATCAACGTCAACCTCGCGCCGACGGTCGACGTCAACGTCGCGATAGACAACCCCATCATCGGTACGCGGTCCTTCGGCGACGACCCCGTCAAGGTCGCCGGTCATGCGGCCGCCGCCGTGGTGGGCCTGCAGTCGGCCGGTGTCGCGGCGTGCGCCAAGCACTTCCCCGGCCACGGCGCGACGATCGACGACTCGCATCACGGGTTGCCGACGGTCGACATCACCGAGGAGCTGCTCCGCTCCCGGGAGCTGCCGCCCTTCGCCGCCGTCGTCGCCGCCGACGCCAAGTCGATCATGACGGCGCACATCCGCGTACCGGCGCTGACGGGCGACGATCCCGCGACCTTCAGCCGCCGGATGCTTCTCGACGTGCTGCGCGACGAGTTCGGCTTCACCGGCGTGATCATGACCGATGCGCTGGAGATGGCGGGCGCGGCGGCCGCCGCGGGCGGCATCGCACCGGCCGCCGTGCGGGCGCTGCAGGCGGGCTCCGACCTGCTCTGCATCGGCTCGGACGTGGACGGCGCGCTGATCGAGCTGATCGCGGCCGAGATCGTTTCCGCGATCACCGACGGGCGGCTCGACCTGGCCCGGGTGGAGGACGCCGCCGCCCGCAACGCCGACCTGGCCGCGTGGACCAACGGCACGGTCGGCAAGGCGGTCGAGGAGGACCTCGGCTACGCCGCCGCAGCTCGCGCCATCCGGATCGAGGGGTCCGTCAAGGGCTTCGACTCGCCCCTGGTCGTGCAGCTCTCGGCGGGCCACAGCGTCGCCGAGGGACCGGTGCCGTGGGGCCTCAAGCCGCACACCAACGGCACCGCCTACGTGCACATCGCCTCCGACGAGACGAGTGCCGGCGCCCTCGTCGCCGAGGCGGCCGGCCGCCCGATCGTCATCGTCGGCCGACACACGCACCGCAGCACGGCCTCCCGCGAGCTCGTGGAGGAGCTGGCGGCGACGCACCCCACCGCGGTGGTCGAGATGGGCTGGCCGGCCTCCTGGCGGCCGGAGGGGGCGAAGGCGTTCGTCACGACATACGGCGCCAGCCACGCCAACGGTCACGCGGCCGCCAGCGCCCTGGGACTGACGCACTAG
- the nadD gene encoding nicotinate-nucleotide adenylyltransferase has translation MAKRPSRPGKATAVPGSGAAGAGRRIGIMGGTFDPVHHGHLVAASEVAGRFELDEVVFVPTGDPWQKAGSRVTPAEDRYLMTVIATASNPRFAVSRVDIDRDGPTYTVDTLRDLRDVYGAGAKLFFITGADALSKILSWKDAEHLFELAHFVGVTRPGFTLSDSHLPADAVSLVQVPALAISSSDCRARVAGGQPVWYLVPDGVVQYIAKRHLYR, from the coding sequence ATGGCGAAACGACCGTCCCGGCCCGGCAAGGCGACCGCCGTGCCGGGCTCCGGGGCGGCCGGAGCGGGCCGCCGGATCGGCATCATGGGCGGCACCTTCGACCCCGTCCACCACGGCCACCTCGTCGCCGCCAGCGAGGTCGCCGGCCGGTTCGAGCTCGACGAGGTCGTCTTCGTCCCGACCGGCGATCCATGGCAGAAGGCGGGCAGCCGGGTGACGCCCGCCGAGGACCGCTACCTGATGACCGTCATCGCCACGGCGAGCAACCCGCGTTTCGCGGTGAGCCGGGTCGACATCGACCGCGACGGGCCGACCTACACCGTCGACACGCTGCGCGATCTGCGCGATGTCTACGGCGCCGGAGCGAAGCTCTTCTTCATCACGGGTGCCGACGCGCTCTCCAAGATCCTTTCGTGGAAGGATGCCGAGCACCTCTTCGAGCTCGCGCACTTCGTCGGCGTGACCCGGCCGGGATTCACGCTCTCGGATTCCCACCTGCCCGCCGACGCGGTGAGCCTGGTGCAGGTCCCGGCCCTGGCGATCTCGTCGAGCGACTGCCGGGCGCGGGTGGCGGGCGGGCAGCCGGTCTGGTACCTCGTTCCGGACGGAGTGGTCCAATACATAGCAAAACGACACCTGTACCGCTAG